The following coding sequences lie in one Flavobacterium sediminis genomic window:
- the argC gene encoding N-acetyl-gamma-glutamyl-phosphate reductase, with amino-acid sequence MVTVGIIGAAGYTGGELIRLLQIHPKVKLQFALSRTYSGKPVSEIHTDLWGETNLKFTDAVEKTDVLFLCLPHKESKNWLQKNTLDANTKIIDLGNDFRLEGAFESGEFVYGLPEFQKEAIQKAQYIANPGCFATAIQLALLPLAQKNVLKEVYTTGITGSTGAGQSLSPTSHFSWRANNISAYKTLTHQHLGEIKKTLNSYNNEVSIQFVPWRGDFTRGIYTSSTIKTTLSLDELYALYESFYADAAFVTVSKNRIDLKQVVNTNKALVHIEKQDDFIVVHSAIDNLLKGASGQAIQNMNLMMGWEENTGLQLKANAF; translated from the coding sequence ATGGTTACAGTTGGAATTATAGGCGCAGCCGGCTATACGGGCGGAGAATTGATTCGATTATTACAAATTCATCCCAAAGTGAAATTGCAATTTGCTTTGAGTCGTACCTATAGTGGAAAACCAGTTTCGGAAATTCACACGGATTTATGGGGTGAAACCAATTTAAAATTCACGGATGCTGTTGAAAAAACCGATGTTCTTTTTTTGTGTTTACCACATAAAGAAAGTAAAAATTGGTTGCAAAAAAACACATTAGATGCGAACACTAAAATCATCGATTTAGGAAATGATTTCCGTTTGGAAGGCGCTTTCGAATCGGGCGAATTTGTGTATGGTTTGCCGGAATTTCAAAAAGAAGCCATTCAAAAAGCGCAATATATTGCTAATCCGGGTTGTTTTGCCACTGCCATTCAGTTGGCGCTATTACCCTTGGCACAAAAAAATGTGTTGAAAGAAGTCTATACCACAGGAATTACAGGTTCAACCGGAGCGGGACAATCGCTTTCGCCTACTTCTCATTTTAGTTGGAGAGCCAATAATATTTCGGCTTATAAAACCTTAACGCATCAACATTTGGGCGAAATTAAAAAAACGCTGAACAGTTACAACAACGAAGTGAGCATTCAGTTTGTGCCTTGGCGTGGCGATTTTACTCGTGGAATTTACACGAGTTCAACGATTAAAACAACGTTGAGTTTGGACGAATTGTATGCGTTATACGAATCGTTTTATGCGGATGCCGCTTTTGTTACGGTTTCTAAAAATAGGATTGATTTAAAACAAGTAGTGAATACGAATAAAGCTTTGGTACACATCGAAAAACAAGACGATTTTATAGTAGTGCACTCGGCTATAGATAATTTATTAAAAGGTGCTTCCGGACAAGCGATTCAAAACATGAATTTGATGATGGGTTGGGAAGAAAACACCGGATTACAACTTAAAGCAAACGCTTTTTAA
- a CDS encoding aspartate aminotransferase family protein, giving the protein MKLFDVYPLFDVTPVKASGSYLWDENGTKYLDLYGGHAVISVGHSHPHYVKRITEQLQNIGFYSNSVQIPIQNQLAEKLGQLSGYEEYNFFMCNSGAEANENALKLASFHTGRKKVIYFSKAFHGRTSAVVAATDNPSIVAPVNESDNFILLPFNDENALAEAFQQHEIAAVIIEGIQGVGGVQIPTTAFMQKIRTLCTEFGAVFICDEIQSGYGRTGKFFAHQFANVTPDVITVAKGMGNGFPVGGVLIAPSIQAKYGMLGTTFGGNYLACAASLAVLEIMEDENVIENAAEMGDYLVAQLKDNSAIQEIRYQGLMIGIELKSPCAPIRKKLLDEYKMLTGNASNPNTLRILPALNISKTEIDAFVTAFEALTAVNA; this is encoded by the coding sequence ATGAAATTATTTGATGTTTATCCGTTATTTGATGTAACACCTGTAAAAGCTTCAGGAAGCTATCTTTGGGACGAAAACGGAACAAAATATTTAGATTTATATGGGGGTCACGCTGTTATTTCAGTGGGTCATTCGCATCCGCATTATGTAAAAAGAATCACCGAACAATTGCAAAACATCGGTTTTTATTCGAATTCGGTTCAAATCCCGATTCAAAACCAATTGGCTGAAAAATTAGGACAATTGAGCGGTTACGAGGAGTACAATTTCTTCATGTGCAATTCCGGTGCGGAAGCCAATGAAAATGCATTAAAACTAGCTTCTTTCCACACCGGAAGAAAAAAAGTAATTTACTTTTCAAAAGCTTTTCACGGAAGAACTTCGGCTGTTGTTGCCGCAACGGATAACCCTAGTATTGTGGCTCCGGTAAACGAATCGGATAATTTTATTTTACTGCCATTCAACGATGAAAACGCTTTAGCAGAAGCTTTCCAACAACATGAAATTGCCGCAGTAATTATCGAAGGAATTCAAGGTGTGGGTGGCGTTCAAATTCCGACTACAGCTTTTATGCAAAAAATAAGAACGCTTTGTACCGAATTTGGTGCTGTTTTTATTTGCGACGAAATCCAATCGGGTTACGGAAGAACCGGAAAATTCTTTGCACACCAATTTGCTAATGTTACACCCGATGTGATTACCGTAGCTAAAGGAATGGGTAATGGCTTCCCTGTTGGTGGCGTATTAATTGCTCCTTCAATCCAAGCAAAATATGGTATGCTGGGTACAACTTTCGGCGGAAATTATTTGGCTTGTGCTGCTTCTTTGGCAGTTTTAGAAATCATGGAAGACGAAAACGTAATTGAAAACGCTGCTGAAATGGGTGATTATTTGGTTGCCCAATTAAAAGACAACAGTGCTATTCAGGAAATTCGTTACCAAGGTTTAATGATTGGCATCGAATTGAAATCGCCTTGTGCGCCAATTCGTAAAAAACTATTAGACGAATACAAAATGTTAACCGGAAATGCTTCGAACCCCAATACGCTTCGTATTCTTCCGGCTTTGAATATCAGTAAAACAGAAATTGATGCATTTGTTACAGCTTTTGAAGCACTAACAGCAGTTAACGCATAA
- a CDS encoding N-acetylornithine carbamoyltransferase, with translation MKQFISVKDITNLNELVNEALALKKDPFAFETLGKGKTIGLVFLNSSLRTRMSSQKAAQNLGMEVMVLNAGQDAWNWEFEEGAIMNGTTVEHIKDAARVLSEYCDIIGIRCFAGLKNKEEDIQEKTLSLFMKYATVPVVSLESATLHPLQSLADCITIAEHPVTKPKPKVVLTWAPHIKSIPHAVANSFSEWMQASDVDFVITHPKGYELDEKYTQNAVVTTNQEEALKDADFVYVKNWSSFTDYGQVLPTKEDWMLTPEKLAVTNSAKIMHCLPVRRNVEVSDAVLDSENSLIYEQAKNRIYSAQVVFKKILEQL, from the coding sequence ATGAAACAATTTATTTCAGTTAAGGATATAACCAATTTAAACGAATTGGTAAACGAAGCCTTAGCTTTAAAAAAAGATCCATTCGCATTTGAAACTTTAGGCAAAGGAAAAACTATAGGTTTAGTCTTTTTAAATTCAAGTTTGCGTACGAGGATGAGTTCGCAGAAAGCGGCTCAAAACTTAGGAATGGAAGTTATGGTTTTAAATGCCGGACAAGATGCTTGGAATTGGGAATTTGAAGAAGGAGCTATCATGAACGGTACAACGGTAGAACACATTAAAGATGCCGCACGTGTTTTAAGCGAATATTGCGATATCATTGGCATTCGTTGTTTTGCCGGATTAAAAAATAAAGAAGAAGACATCCAAGAAAAAACCTTGAGTTTATTCATGAAATACGCTACTGTTCCGGTAGTTTCGTTAGAATCTGCAACTTTACATCCGTTACAAAGTTTAGCCGATTGTATTACCATTGCCGAACATCCGGTAACAAAACCGAAACCAAAAGTAGTGTTGACTTGGGCTCCGCACATTAAATCGATTCCGCATGCTGTTGCCAATTCTTTTAGCGAATGGATGCAGGCAAGCGATGTAGATTTCGTTATAACACATCCTAAAGGGTATGAACTAGATGAAAAATACACTCAAAATGCTGTGGTAACAACTAATCAGGAAGAAGCCTTGAAAGATGCCGACTTCGTTTACGTGAAAAACTGGTCTTCTTTTACCGATTATGGACAAGTGCTTCCTACGAAAGAAGATTGGATGCTAACGCCTGAAAAATTAGCGGTTACCAATAGTGCAAAAATTATGCATTGCCTTCCGGTAAGACGAAATGTTGAAGTAAGTGATGCTGTTTTGGATAGCGAAAATTCATTAATTTATGAACAAGCCAAAAACAGAATCTATTCGGCACAAGTTGTTTTCAAGAAAATTTTGGAACAATTATGA
- the argB gene encoding acetylglutamate kinase: MSTKQINIIKIGGNVIDNPDTLAQFLTDFAQVKGLKILVHGGGKLATKMAEGLHIPQQMIDGKRITDAETLKIATMVYAGYINKNMVAQLQKSGCNAIGLSGADGNAIQTVKRPTEPIDFGFVGDMTEKSINTEFIEILLNNALVPVFCAITHDANGQLLNTNADTIAQSLAVSLSEKYDVNLIYSFEKKGVLINLEDDNSFIPEINYDYFLELKEKGIINKGMLPKLQNAFTAIEKGVRNVFIIKEDAILSLLNKNSYEGTRITNGTT, translated from the coding sequence ATGAGTACAAAACAAATTAACATCATAAAAATAGGTGGAAATGTCATTGACAATCCGGATACTTTAGCCCAATTCCTGACCGATTTTGCTCAGGTAAAAGGGCTAAAAATCTTGGTACACGGCGGTGGAAAATTGGCTACTAAAATGGCTGAAGGTTTACACATTCCGCAACAAATGATTGATGGAAAACGCATTACGGATGCTGAAACCTTAAAAATTGCAACGATGGTGTATGCCGGTTACATCAATAAAAATATGGTTGCCCAATTGCAAAAATCAGGTTGTAATGCAATCGGGTTATCGGGTGCTGATGGAAATGCAATTCAAACCGTTAAACGTCCCACTGAACCGATAGATTTCGGTTTCGTAGGCGACATGACCGAAAAAAGTATCAATACGGAATTCATCGAAATCCTTTTAAATAATGCACTTGTCCCCGTTTTCTGTGCAATAACTCACGATGCAAACGGTCAGTTATTAAACACTAATGCCGATACTATTGCGCAATCATTAGCGGTTTCACTTTCTGAAAAATATGATGTAAATTTGATTTACTCCTTCGAAAAAAAAGGGGTTTTGATTAATCTTGAAGATGACAATTCTTTTATTCCGGAAATCAATTATGACTATTTTTTGGAACTCAAAGAAAAAGGAATCATCAACAAAGGCATGTTACCCAAATTACAAAATGCTTTTACCGCTATTGAAAAAGGAGTCAGGAATGTATTTATAATTAAAGAAGATGCGATACTTTCGCTCTTAAATAAAAACTCGTATGAAGGTACTCGAATTACAAACGGAACAACATAA